The nucleotide window GAAGTGAGGGCAACACCTGAGTGATTCTAGGGCTACGAGACAATGGAAGCATTATACACATTGCAAAACTCACAGAAACATTGTAGAGAAAGTTACTGACATAGAAGAGCATAGTGAACTGAATTATCGTGACTGTTGGCTCTCATTCTTTGCTACCTGTGTGCTATAAGTCAAAAGCCTGGCAGGCATGGATTTTTTCACTAGTTAGAATAGTTTTGACATTCTGGTGATGCAAAAATATGGTTGTAGAGAATTTCAAATTACGTCTTTACTTGTCCAAGAAACTGTTAAGAGTTCGATCTTAGAATTTtggcttttcaatttattatctCAGGGCACCGCGATGGGCAAGTGTGAACCTTGGAATATTTATATGCATGCAATGTTCAGGAACTCATCGGGGTCTTGGGGTGCATATTTCACAGGTTTGTATTGCTATTCTTGCTTTTCTAGTGTATCTTTCACCTTCTACTAGCAAAATCTGGGATCTTTGCTTGTATAGCCATTTTTTACTTCCTTTTGTTATTAGCTCTTTCATTTTTATCGCTATACATTATTTTGTTCGCTCCTCACTACATTACGTCATTACCTATACTGATAATGACTTGGACATTTTGGCTTTGCGAATAGGTACGGTCTACCACACTGGATACATGGTTGCCAGAGCAGGTTGCTTTCATGCAATGTAAGCATATCTCACTGTTGTTACGTGTGAAATGAATCGCGAATCAATCATCTGTAAATGATATAGTttctctattaaaaaataagttgtttcATGGCCTTTTCCTCTATGAATGAcagaaaaatttaagattttgctACAAAAATCTGACTgatagtttttgttatttttcattggTCATCCAGCTTCTCTGGCTAAGAACCCCAAGTTGATAGTTTGCAGTTTAATGCTTGAAAAGCTTTTGATCTCGTTTAATTTGGAGTGTGTATAATGACCATTACTGCACAGCTGTTATGCTAACCATTCttatttgaatttgtttgtcTAATAGCCGTGGGTAACAGGAGATCCAATAGTTTCTGGGAAGCAGAACTGCCTCCAAATTTTGACAGAAGTGGGATTGACAGATTTATCCATGCTAAGTAAATCTGCTACTGAAGTTTATAGTGAGCGTATCTGAGAACAAGATTTCCATCTTTATCTTTCTTGATTAACCCAGTTTGAATTTTTCCAGGTATGGGGAGAAAAGATGGGTTTCAAGAAATTCAAAGCAACCAACTCAAGTTTTAAGTCGAATTAACTATAATAATGACATGTTGGTAGAAGGTGCAGCCAGTAGGGTTGTTCCGAGGCAAACACGGCCACAGTCTCTTGACGAAGAGAGTTTTACCAGGATCACAGCACAACTTTCTCCTCCAATTACAAGACCTCGTTGGGTAATGTTCCTATATAAATCTTAATATTTGGTGATTTGTGCTTGAGAGAAAACTCTACCTGACTTGCATCTTAGTTATAAACTGAGAATAATATGTAAAAGAGCATGGAAGCTAGAATCCTAATCACTTTCTAAGTTTTATGCTATGTGAATAACCTCacaaaactcttttcaaatcttgtTTAATGCTACGatataaaattactatttataTGAATGGTATTCTAATTATCTATAGAAtgtttaaataaacaaaaacaatgcaTGAGTTCTAATTAAAGCTTGTCCATTTTTCCATATAGGCTTCGTTGGACATGAAGAGCGATCCAATTGCTTTTCCTACACCAAAGGGACTAACTGAGAGCATAAAGAGGACCGGTGGTCCTACAGACCTCTACAGCTTGCTTTATGTCGATGATACGCAACAAAATACCTCTTCCATGGCAACTCCTTCGAGCTGGGCAACTTTTGATTGTAAGTATATGGTATATCTGTTAAGTATGCTATGTGAACATCTTTTATTGATATATAGAATTAGCATTTTGATAGTTCCTGAAATTAACTGCTGGAATATATTGCAAGAAGGAAAATCTTCACGCTGCGTTAGTTCTTTCAAATTCTATTAACTTACCATTCTCTCCTCGAAttcaatgttttctttctcctttttttttaatttttggatgaaatgtattttaatttgtttgagatAAAGTGAGATGGTAGTTCTCTGCGATACGAATGAATGCTCTTTATGTAGACTAAGTTGCCTGAAGACAGCTTCCAAGCATGTTGATCCTAGCCTGAACTTGATGCACCGCTCTTGATTCATCATAAAACTGCACCATCAGAATAGACAAGTTATACGCTAGACTCTTATACCACAATCTGTGGTTGCAGGAAACGATGTGCTGTTCAAGCAGATGGAGCTACTTCACAGCTGGTCAAGTCGGACCATGGCATCGATTACCAACTAGCCATTAAAGTATAGATCACAAGTTTATGGACTGAAGTGAACAGTTTACATGTCATCAACAAGGTTTGCTCTCTCATATTTTGCCAAATTTGGCACACCCCTTTTCCCTCTAGGAGGTGCCATAAGATTCGAAGAACAT belongs to Populus nigra chromosome 18, ddPopNigr1.1, whole genome shotgun sequence and includes:
- the LOC133677929 gene encoding probable ADP-ribosylation factor GTPase-activating protein AGD15 — encoded protein: MCSFSYSFMQILEGLLKLQENRECADCHSKAPRWASVNLGIFICMQCSGTHRGLGVHISQVRSTTLDTWLPEQVAFMQSVGNRRSNSFWEAELPPNFDRSGIDRFIHAKYGEKRWVSRNSKQPTQVLSRINYNNDMLVEGAASRVVPRQTRPQSLDEESFTRITAQLSPPITRPRWASLDMKSDPIAFPTPKGLTESIKRTGGPTDLYSLLYVDDTQQNTSSMATPSSWATFD